The Oxobacter pfennigii genome has a window encoding:
- a CDS encoding branched-chain amino acid aminotransferase: MHAQEENEMSSNVNIDWGKLGFSYIKTDLRYISVYKDGKWDEGKLVEDNMLYISEASTSLHYGQECFEGLKAYRTKEGKIQLFRPDENAKRMQQSCRRVLMPEIPVEKFIDACIQVAKANEAYVPPHGTGATLYLRPFMIGVGDNVGVKPASEYIFRVFCTPVGPYFKGGMAPVNFTISEYDRAAPYGTGAAKVGGNYAGSLYPHELAAGKGYADCVYLDPATHTKIEEVGAANFFGITKDNKFVTPKSPSILPSITKYSLMHIAKAYLGLEVEERDIYVDKLDELKEAGACGTAAVITPIGGIEYKGNLHVFHSETEVGPVTKKLYDTLYGIQFGDVKAPEGWIVEVK; encoded by the coding sequence ATTCACGCGCAGGAGGAAAATGAAATGAGCAGTAATGTAAATATCGACTGGGGCAAACTAGGTTTCAGCTATATCAAAACCGATTTGCGCTACATTTCAGTGTATAAGGACGGAAAATGGGATGAAGGTAAACTGGTTGAAGATAACATGCTTTACATAAGCGAGGCTTCAACTTCCCTTCATTATGGTCAGGAATGCTTTGAAGGTTTAAAGGCATATCGAACAAAGGAAGGAAAAATACAGCTTTTCAGGCCTGATGAAAATGCAAAACGCATGCAGCAAAGCTGCAGAAGGGTACTTATGCCCGAGATACCGGTGGAAAAATTCATTGATGCCTGTATCCAGGTAGCAAAGGCAAATGAAGCTTATGTACCGCCCCATGGAACAGGAGCCACACTGTACTTAAGGCCCTTTATGATAGGAGTAGGAGATAACGTGGGTGTAAAACCTGCGTCCGAATATATATTCCGGGTATTCTGCACTCCCGTTGGTCCATATTTTAAAGGAGGAATGGCACCTGTCAATTTTACAATATCCGAATACGACAGAGCCGCACCCTATGGAACAGGAGCTGCCAAAGTAGGCGGAAACTATGCGGGAAGCCTTTATCCTCATGAACTTGCTGCAGGGAAAGGCTATGCAGACTGCGTATACTTAGATCCTGCAACCCACACAAAAATAGAAGAAGTAGGGGCTGCCAATTTCTTCGGTATTACTAAAGATAATAAATTTGTAACGCCGAAATCCCCCTCCATACTTCCCAGCATAACAAAATATTCCTTGATGCATATAGCAAAGGCATACCTTGGGTTGGAAGTTGAAGAAAGGGATATCTACGTAGATAAGCTTGATGAATTGAAGGAAGCAGGAGCATGCGGTACAGCTGCCGTAATCACTCCAATCGGCGGTATAGAGTATAAAGGCAATTTGCATGTGTTCCACAGTGAA